The following coding sequences lie in one Aythya fuligula isolate bAytFul2 chromosome 17, bAytFul2.pri, whole genome shotgun sequence genomic window:
- the SDF2L1 gene encoding stromal cell-derived factor 2-like protein 1, whose protein sequence is MRGGRRLLPLLLLALLRGPCRGREPAPGAVTCGSVLKLLNTRHSVRLHSHEVKYGSGSGQQSVTGVEASDDANSYWRIRGKSDGSCQRGTPVKCGQAIRLTHVNTGKNLHTHHFPSPLSNNQEVSAFGDDGEGDDLDIWIVQCSGTHWEREDAVRFKHVGTEVFLSITGEQYGHPIRGQREVHGMPTANHHNYWKAMEGVFIKPSMDPAKHDEL, encoded by the exons AtgcggggcggccgccgcctcctcccgctgctgctgctggcgctgctgCGCGGGCCGTGCCGCGGCAGGGAGCCGGCGCCGGGCGCTGTTACCTGCGGCTCGGTGCTGAAGCTGCTCAACACCCGGCACAGCGTGCGGCTGCACTCGCACGAGGTCAAGTACGGCTCCG GAAGCGGGCAGCAGTCAGTGACAGGAGTTGAAGCTTCAGATGATGCTAACAGTTACTGGCGGATTCGGGGGAAGAGTGATGGCAGTTGCCAACGTGGAACACCAGTGAAATGTGGGCAAGCAATACGACTTACCCATgtgaacacaggaaaaaatttACACACTCATCACTTCCCATCACCGCTCTCCAATAACCAG GAAGTAAGTGCCTTTGGTGATGATGGTGAAGGCGATGACCTCGATATATGGATTGTACAATGCAGTGGGACACACTGGGAGCGGGAGGATGCGGTGCGCTTCAAGCACGTAGGAACTGAGGTGTTCCTTTCGATAACGGGGGAGCAATATGGCCATCCGATTAGAGGCCAACGGGAAGTTCATGGCATGCCCACCGCTAATCACCACAACTATTGGAAAGCAATGGAAGGAGTCTTCATCAAACCCAGTATGGACCCTGCAAAACACGATGAGCTCTGA